From the Finegoldia magna ATCC 29328 genome, the window GAATCATCCCCTTCGTATGGAGTGTAGTTTTGTTGAATAAAATCTCTGACATTGATTTCATCTGCCCAGTCTCCATCATTGAAACCTTCCCAAGCTTTTTTAAATTGTTCATTATCGAATAAATTGCTCATACATATCTCCTTTTCTTATTCTTAACGCTACATTAAGTATATGTTAAAAAAGTTTTAAATACTGTGATTATAATCACTCTTTGATAATTTTTATCATAGAAATCTTACAATCTTTCAATATTGCTTGTAAATAAGTAAAAAATAGGATATATTTTAATAATGGAGGGTTTTATGAAAATAAAAATATCTAACGCAAAACTAATAATTCTAGCAATTCTAACATTTGTGATAGAAACAATCGCAGTTGCCTGGACACAAAATCTCACAGGAATTAATAGAATTTTCATTATAATTTCATTTACATTAATCACAACAATCGCACTTATTCTAAGTTTCATCTTGATTCAAGTGCTTCACAATATGATAATGGACAGAAAAATCGCCGGAGAAATCAGAAAATACATGCTGGATTACGAACAAAATGGAAATTTGGACAAATTATTTCAAAATTTCAAAAAGATTAAGGACAAGCCAAAAACAGATTATGCAAAAAGCTTGTATTATTTCAACTTGGCGATTGCTTATGTGGAAGATCACCAATTCCAAAAGGCGCGCGAAGTTTTGCAAAAATCAACTTTACAAAAATACAACCAATCTTTCGATCAGATTTTCAAAATGCTTTTGAATGATATCGACAAGCACGAAAAAGAATACAACGAAGCCCAAAAAACGCCAGAAAATTAATTCTGGCGTTTCGTTTTATCTTATTCTAAGTCCCATTTCAGAGAATGTGTCTGCGTGGTCAAAATCGTGGTATTTGAATCCACGTTGGAACCATTCGTTTCTAAGTCTGGATGAACCGTGTGTGAATTTTTCCGGTTGAACGTATCCTTGTCCCATTTTTTGAATGTGATCGTCGCCGACACTTTGTACAGCGCTGATAGCTTCTTCGATGTCTCCTTCTTCCAAGTAACCTTTTTCTTTGATGTAGTAGCTGAACACTCCTGCAAAATAATCCGCTTGTGTTTCCAATGCTACGGAATATTTGTTGGCGTCTTTTTCGTTCAATCTGCGTTGAATGTTGTGAACTCTATCCAAAATCCCAAGCTCTTTTTGAACGTGGTGGCCAACTTCGTGCGCCAATACATAAGCCATCGCATAGTCTCCACCGTCAGCTCCAAGTTTTTTTGTCAACATATTGTAGAAAGTTACATCCATGTAAATTGTCTGATCCAACGAACAATAAAACGGTCCGACGTTTTTATCTGCATTTCCACATCCAGTTGACACCGCTCCTTCAAAGAAATGAAGTTTTGGTTCATTGTATGTTCTATTTATTTCAGAAAATTTTTCGTGCCACACATCTTCTGTGTCCTTCAACACAACACTAAGCATCTTTTCTGCTTGTTCAACTTCTCTGCTGCTCGCTTTTTCAGAATTGTTGACTTGTTGTTCTTGTCTGGTTCTTGGTTGATTGTTGATAATATCTCGTGGATTTCCACCAAACAAAGAATACACAATTACAAGCAACAATAATCCCACTCCACCGATTTTAACTGGTCCGCCACCGGATGATCCTCTGCTTACATTTGAACTTCCTTGTCTACCTTGCCATTTCATTTCTTGCCTCCAAATTGTAGTAATATCCTATTTAATTATTTATACCCAATTTTAATATTTTTCATTAGACTTGCTGGACACTGCCACAAATTTCAAATCAGTGTAATTTCCATTCAACGTGTTTTTCATTTCTCGTAAAGTGTTCTTGGTAGTCACAATATCATCCAACACGAGAATTTTCTTGTCCGACAAATCAGCGTTCAGTTCAAAAGCACCTTTCAAATTTTCAATTCTTTGAAGCTGCGATAAATTGTGTTGAATTTTAGTTTCCTTCACTTTTACAATCGCATCCGGCAAATACTCCATGTCCAGAATTTTTGCCACTTCCTTTGCAATCTCGTGAATGTGATCGAAGCCACGTTTGTTTATCTTGGATTGTGTCGAAGGAACTTTGAGCAAAGTGTAATCTTGTAAATTTTTTTGTTTGATTTTATCTGATACGACATCTGCCAAGAAATATCTCACAACTTCTTTGCGGCCAAGCTTGTAATCGTAGATGAGTTTTTTCGTAAGTCCTTGATAAAGTAACGGAAAATAACAATCCGTATCATCAATATCCCTGTGGCCATCAACGAAAACCAACTTGTCCAAGCAATCTTCGCACAACAAATATTTGTGTTGTTTTTTCTCATGACAAATTATGCAACGTTTTTGAAATAAAAAACTAAAATCCCTCATCTTCGAA encodes:
- a CDS encoding KPN_02809 family neutral zinc metallopeptidase gives rise to the protein MKWQGRQGSSNVSRGSSGGGPVKIGGVGLLLLVIVYSLFGGNPRDIINNQPRTRQEQQVNNSEKASSREVEQAEKMLSVVLKDTEDVWHEKFSEINRTYNEPKLHFFEGAVSTGCGNADKNVGPFYCSLDQTIYMDVTFYNMLTKKLGADGGDYAMAYVLAHEVGHHVQKELGILDRVHNIQRRLNEKDANKYSVALETQADYFAGVFSYYIKEKGYLEEGDIEEAISAVQSVGDDHIQKMGQGYVQPEKFTHGSSRLRNEWFQRGFKYHDFDHADTFSEMGLRIR
- a CDS encoding ComF family protein — translated: MRDFSFLFQKRCIICHEKKQHKYLLCEDCLDKLVFVDGHRDIDDTDCYFPLLYQGLTKKLIYDYKLGRKEVVRYFLADVVSDKIKQKNLQDYTLLKVPSTQSKINKRGFDHIHEIAKEVAKILDMEYLPDAIVKVKETKIQHNLSQLQRIENLKGAFELNADLSDKKILVLDDIVTTKNTLREMKNTLNGNYTDLKFVAVSSKSNEKY